The following proteins come from a genomic window of Athalia rosae chromosome 1, iyAthRosa1.1, whole genome shotgun sequence:
- the LOC105683498 gene encoding PAN2-PAN3 deadenylation complex catalytic subunit PAN2 isoform X3, giving the protein MDYSVLGHYDLSVEVVEGDPELIWEESNYDLSSEGFVPAAEQFGEEFAGAEFQETRTLLADGGDRFGVSTVTFDNVEELMWMGNQGGHVTSYYGPGLQKYTSFQVHATQEVRQIHPIDEGILVLTQSMLRCQLRRGIPIFTHMSANMIDMQCVLQTSPTRMLMGGHQEKIIDFNLTRGKETGLVHVGDHGCAILRQHSRLICAGNPAGRIDLRDPSTLSIEHTLDTHSGSLSDFDVQGNYLVTCGFSNSRQGLSVDRFLMAYDLRQMRALTPCTTLVYPLLLRFLPSYSSRVAVVSPLGQMQLLDTIYANVQPPMTCLYQVATAGAMALSFDVSSTSQCLCFGDSSGSIHFLATNMPEPQFNTFSRPTEFADPVETLQPIAFDDNMTPVSTIPMVYNGQSLLSDWPEEFMKKVYRKTPAIDAEILRTMKMQGTIGYAPNPQAFRRNQIPYNLEKRRGVATKLFAGDSRAKTDDGTFIAIPKRYRKIEVKYSRLGYDEFDFDQYNRTSFCGLEATLPNSYCNAMLQLLYYSEPVRIALLSHTCQREFCLSCELGFLFHMLDTSRGFPCQAANFLRAFRTVPEASALGLILSDLHPEAKRKTSLIRLIQSWNRFILHQMHYEILETRKRVQEEEEAARLKAGPKNPPFVYNEQDFPSILQDLGSRYRSHDEERKKRRKQEEDDSNCKKPAEESEIKDEETEISRLFGSEQIHIHRCLKCGREASKRSIMLLCNLVYPDIINPAEEVPFTSVLAGSLRPEKITPAWCDNCQKFTPTLQTRQLTKLPQILALNCGLDSQQDKAFWQNQMDVVVQRVINGKDASPARSPVPITIKPCRYGANCTRIGCRFKHAGRDSDTIPTSATPPTATTPVPTPPSHLYYSHSWVPHHIEIALNPNGELSMNKIDKISQTDYGLANINTSPSAIVENGQGDNKVPIFEKLEESTPNENHIAEPEGRRLSDNSLEIAGVGSVKKVQYSLSAVVCHIDDKNDEDRRNIVALIRVSPSYHERSTGSAVSQWYIFNDFCISAVTPQEAVWFNLDWKVPCVLHYTAEPPLETLPYVSPLTSDVFGEDKCIARSGGTRGITFTPLTSDEMPKKGELVAIDAEFVTLNQEESELRSDGKMSTIKPSHMSVARITCIRGQGPLEGTPFIDDYISTQEQVVDYLTKFSGIQPGDLDANFSSKHLTTLKSTYQKLRFLVDNGIIFVGHGLKNDFRVINLVVPAEQVIDTVLLFHLPHHRMVSLRFLTWHFLGKKIQSETHDSTEDARAALELYKKYNELEAQGNLTETLKALYSVGTKLQWKVPDS; this is encoded by the exons ATGGACTATTCGGTACTGGGCCACTACGATCTTTCAGTTGAGGTCGTGGAGGGTGACCCGGAGCTCATCT gGGAAGAATCAAACTATGACTTATCTAGCGAGGGGTTTGTACCTGCTGCAGAGCAATTTGGGGAAGAATTTGCAGGGGCTGAGTTCCAAGAAACGAGAACGCTACTTGCAGATGGCGGCGATAGGTTTGGTGTGTCCACTGTCACTTTTGATAATGTGGAAGAACTCATGTGGATGGGTAATCAAGGG GGTCACGTGACATCGTATTATGGACCTGGCCTTCAGAAATATACATCATTCCAAGTGCACGCAACTCAAGAAGTGCGCCAAATCCATCCAATCGATGAGGGAATCCTTGTGTTAACCCAGAGCATGCTACGATGCCAACTACGTCGTGGTATACCAATATttacacacat GTCTGCGAATATGATCGATATGCAATGCGTTCTCCAAACTTCACCAACGAGAATGCTAATGGGAGGTCatcaggaaaaaataatcgatttcAATCTCACCAGGGGGAAAGAGACAGGATTG GTGCACGTAGGAGACCACGGCTGTGCGATACTTAGACAACATAGCAGACTAATATGTGCCGGAAATCCTGCAGGCAGGATTGATCTTCGAGATCCAAGTACTTTGTCTATAGAACACACTTTGGATACGCACAGCGGCTCACTTAGCGATTTTGATGTTCAGGGAAATTATCTTGTCACCTGTGGATTCAGCAACAG CCGCCAGGGGCTCTCGGTGGATAGGTTTTTGATGGCCTATGATTTGAGACAAATGCGAGCTCTCACCCCATGCACAACCCTTGTCTACCCACTACTACTGAGATTTCTACCAAGCTATTCAAGCCGAGTAGCCGTTGTGTCACCCTTAGGACAAATGCAACTTTTGGATACGATTTATGCAAATGTGCAACCACCCATGACTTGCTTGTACCAA GTAGCTACTGCGGGTGCAATGGCGTTATCATTCGACGTTTCTTCCACGTCGCAATGTCTATGCTTCGGTGATTCATCTGGGTCAATTCACTTTCTGGCCACAAACATGCCGGAACCGCAGTTCAATACGTTTTCCAG ACCTACCGAGTTTGCTGACCCAGTCGAAACACTTCAGCCTATTGCGTTTGATGATAATATGACACCAGTGAGCACGATACCTATGGTATACAACGGTCAATCATTACTGAGCGATTGGCCTGAAGAATTTATGAAGAAAGTTTACAG aaaaacacCTGCGATTGATGCAGAAATATTACGCACAATGAAGATGCAAGGGACCATAGGATACGCTCCTAATCCTCAGGCTTTCCGCAGAAACCAA ATTCCGTACAATTTGGAAAAACGACGCGGTGTAGCAACAAAACTATTCGCAGGGGATTCTCGCGCAAAGACAGACGATGGTACCTTTATTGCAATTCCTAAACGTTatcgtaaaattgaagttAAATATTCACGTCTTGGATATGATGAGTTTGATTTCGATCAATACAATCGAACCAGCTTTTGTGGCTTGGAAGCAACTCTGCCAAATAGCTATTGCAATGCTATGCTTCAG CTCCTGTACTACAGCGAACCAGTAAGAATAGCACTGTTGTCCCATACGTGCCAAAGAGAATTTTGCCTGTCTTGCGAACTGGGTTTTCTCTTCCACATGTTGGACACTTCTCGAGGCTTTCCGTGTCAAGCTGCAAATTTTCTTAGAGCTTTTAGAACCGTTCCTGAAGCTTCAGCTCTAGGGCTCATACTTAGCGATCTCCATCccgaagcaaaaagaaaaactagtTTGATTAGGTTGATTCAG AGCTGGAACAGATTTATTCTACACCAAATGCACTACGAAATTTTAGAGACGCGTAAACGTGTtcaggaagaggaggaggctGCCCGTCTTAAAGCAGGACCTAAAAACCCTCCATTTGTTTATAACGAGCAGGATTTTCCCAGCATACTTCAAGACCTTGGTTCTAGATACAGAAGTCATGACGAggagcggaaaaaaagaaggaagcaAGAGGAGGATG ATTCGAATTGTAAAAAGCCCGCAGAAGAATCTGAAATTAAGGACGAAGAAACAGAGATAAGCCGATTGTTTGGATCCGAGCAGATTCATATTCATCGATGTTTGAAATGTGGTCGAGAAGCATCTAAACGCTCCATCATGCTTTTATGCAACTTAGTCTACCCAGATATCATAAATCCTG CAGAAGAAGTTCCATTCACATCAGTACTTGCGGGTAGTCTGAGACCGGAAAAAATAACACCTGCTTGGTGCGACAATTGTCAAAAATTTACACCAACTTTACAAACTAGACAATTGACAAAACTACCTCAAATCTTGGCTCTAAACTGCGGTTTGGATAGTCAACAG GATAAAGCTTTTTGGCAAAATCAAATGGATGTTGTTGTGCAGAGAGTTATAAATGGCAAAGATGCTAGCCCTGCTCGTAGCCCAGTCCCCATCACCATAAAGCCATGTCGTTATGGTGCAAATTGCACCAGAATTGGTTGCAGATTTAAACATGCTGGCAGGGATTCGG ATACTATACCGACATCAGCTACACCTCCAACAGCAACCACTCCAGTGCCAACACCACCGAGTCATCTTTACTATTCGCATTCGTGGGTTCCACATCACATAGAAATCGCATTGAATCCAAACGGGGAACTTTCCATGAACAAAATTGACAAGATTAGTCAGACGGACTACGGATTAGCCAATATCAATACTTCTCCATCAGCAATAGTTGAGAATGGTCAGGGTGATAACAAAGTACCCATTTTTGAGAAACTTGAAGAAAGTACACCAAACGAAAATCACATTGCTGAACCCGAAGGTAGAAGATTGTCTGACAATAGTTTGGAAATAGCTGGTGTAGGCAGCGTTAAAAAAGTACAGTATAGCCTCAGTGCAGTAGTTTGCCATATCgacgacaaaaatgatgaggaCAGAAGAAATATTGTTGCTTTAATACGCGTATCGCCAAGTTATCATGAGAGGTCAACGGGAAGTGCGGTGTCTCAGTGGTACatattcaacgatttttg tATATCTGCGGTTACTCCACAAGAAGCTGTGTGGTTTAATCTTGATTGGAAAGTACCTTGTGTACTTCATTATACCGCAGAACCACCCCTAGAAACATTGCCGTATGTGAGTCCACTTACCTCGGATGTGTTTGGTGAAGACAAATGCATTGCTCGTAGTGGCGGAACGAGAGGTATCACATTTACACCCTTGACATCAGACGAGATGCCAAAAAAAGGTGAATTGGTCGCAATCGATGCAGAATTTGTAACATTAAATCAGGAAGAGTCTGAGCTTCGAAGTGATGGCAAGATGTCCACGATCAAACCGAGTCACATGTCTGTTGCGAGAATAACATGCATACGAGG TCAGGGGCCACTGGAAGGTACTCCATTTATAGACGACTATATTAGCACTCAAGAACAAGTTGTGGATTATTTAACAAAGTTTAGTGGAATACAACCTGGAGATTTAGACGCTAATTTCAGCAGCAAACACTTGACGACATTGAAATCCACATATCAGAAACTACGATTCCTAGTAGACAATGGCATAATATTTGTGGGCCATGGGCTCAAAAATGATTTCAG AGTCATAAATTTGGTCGTACCAGCGGAACAAGTTATTGATACTGTGCTACTGTTTCACTTACCTCATCACCGGATGGTATCCTTGCGTTTTCTGACTTGGCATTTTCTTGGTAAGAAAATCCAATCAGAGACACACGATTCGACCGAAGATGCTCGTGCGGCACTagaattatataaaaaatataatgagcTTGAGGCACAAGGGAATTTAACAGAAACTCTCAAAGCATTGTATAGCGTCGGCACCAAACTACAGTGGAAG GTACCAGATAGCTGA
- the LOC105683498 gene encoding PAN2-PAN3 deadenylation complex catalytic subunit PAN2 isoform X2, translating to MDYSVLGHYDLSVEVVEGDPELIWEESNYDLSSEGFVPAAEQFGEEFAGAEFQETRTLLADGGDRFGVSTVTFDNVEELMWMGNQGGHVTSYYGPGLQKYTSFQVHATQEVRQIHPIDEGILVLTQSMLRCQLRRGIPIFTHMSANMIDMQCVLQTSPTRMLMGGHQEKIIDFNLTRGKETGLVHVGDHGCAILRQHSRLICAGNPAGRIDLRDPSTLSIEHTLDTHSGSLSDFDVQGNYLVTCGFSNSRQGLSVDRFLMAYDLRQMRALTPCTTLVYPLLLRFLPSYSSRVAVVSPLGQMQLLDTIYANVQPPMTCLYQVATAGAMALSFDVSSTSQCLCFGDSSGSIHFLATNMPEPQFNTFSRPTEFADPVETLQPIAFDDNMTPVSTIPMVYNGQSLLSDWPEEFMKKVYRKTPAIDAEILRTMKMQGTIGYAPNPQAFRRNQIPYNLEKRRGVATKLFAGDSRAKTDDGTFIAIPKRYRKIEVKYSRLGYDEFDFDQYNRTSFCGLEATLPNSYCNAMLQLLYYSEPVRIALLSHTCQREFCLSCELGFLFHMLDTSRGFPCQAANFLRAFRTVPEASALGLILSDLHPEAKRKTSLIRLIQSWNRFILHQMHYEILETRKRVQEEEEAARLKAGPKNPPFVYNEQDFPSILQDLGSRYRSHDEERKKRRKQEEDGKYMWITSKDSNCKKPAEESEIKDEETEISRLFGSEQIHIHRCLKCGREASKRSIMLLCNLVYPDIINPEEVPFTSVLAGSLRPEKITPAWCDNCQKFTPTLQTRQLTKLPQILALNCGLDSQQDKAFWQNQMDVVVQRVINGKDASPARSPVPITIKPCRYGANCTRIGCRFKHAGRDSDTIPTSATPPTATTPVPTPPSHLYYSHSWVPHHIEIALNPNGELSMNKIDKISQTDYGLANINTSPSAIVENGQGDNKVPIFEKLEESTPNENHIAEPEGRRLSDNSLEIAGVGSVKKVQYSLSAVVCHIDDKNDEDRRNIVALIRVSPSYHERSTGSAVSQWYIFNDFCISAVTPQEAVWFNLDWKVPCVLHYTAEPPLETLPYVSPLTSDVFGEDKCIARSGGTRGITFTPLTSDEMPKKGELVAIDAEFVTLNQEESELRSDGKMSTIKPSHMSVARITCIRGQGPLEGTPFIDDYISTQEQVVDYLTKFSGIQPGDLDANFSSKHLTTLKSTYQKLRFLVDNGIIFVGHGLKNDFRVINLVVPAEQVIDTVLLFHLPHHRMVSLRFLTWHFLGKKIQSETHDSTEDARAALELYKKYNELEAQGNLTETLKALYSVGTKLQWKVPDS from the exons ATGGACTATTCGGTACTGGGCCACTACGATCTTTCAGTTGAGGTCGTGGAGGGTGACCCGGAGCTCATCT gGGAAGAATCAAACTATGACTTATCTAGCGAGGGGTTTGTACCTGCTGCAGAGCAATTTGGGGAAGAATTTGCAGGGGCTGAGTTCCAAGAAACGAGAACGCTACTTGCAGATGGCGGCGATAGGTTTGGTGTGTCCACTGTCACTTTTGATAATGTGGAAGAACTCATGTGGATGGGTAATCAAGGG GGTCACGTGACATCGTATTATGGACCTGGCCTTCAGAAATATACATCATTCCAAGTGCACGCAACTCAAGAAGTGCGCCAAATCCATCCAATCGATGAGGGAATCCTTGTGTTAACCCAGAGCATGCTACGATGCCAACTACGTCGTGGTATACCAATATttacacacat GTCTGCGAATATGATCGATATGCAATGCGTTCTCCAAACTTCACCAACGAGAATGCTAATGGGAGGTCatcaggaaaaaataatcgatttcAATCTCACCAGGGGGAAAGAGACAGGATTG GTGCACGTAGGAGACCACGGCTGTGCGATACTTAGACAACATAGCAGACTAATATGTGCCGGAAATCCTGCAGGCAGGATTGATCTTCGAGATCCAAGTACTTTGTCTATAGAACACACTTTGGATACGCACAGCGGCTCACTTAGCGATTTTGATGTTCAGGGAAATTATCTTGTCACCTGTGGATTCAGCAACAG CCGCCAGGGGCTCTCGGTGGATAGGTTTTTGATGGCCTATGATTTGAGACAAATGCGAGCTCTCACCCCATGCACAACCCTTGTCTACCCACTACTACTGAGATTTCTACCAAGCTATTCAAGCCGAGTAGCCGTTGTGTCACCCTTAGGACAAATGCAACTTTTGGATACGATTTATGCAAATGTGCAACCACCCATGACTTGCTTGTACCAA GTAGCTACTGCGGGTGCAATGGCGTTATCATTCGACGTTTCTTCCACGTCGCAATGTCTATGCTTCGGTGATTCATCTGGGTCAATTCACTTTCTGGCCACAAACATGCCGGAACCGCAGTTCAATACGTTTTCCAG ACCTACCGAGTTTGCTGACCCAGTCGAAACACTTCAGCCTATTGCGTTTGATGATAATATGACACCAGTGAGCACGATACCTATGGTATACAACGGTCAATCATTACTGAGCGATTGGCCTGAAGAATTTATGAAGAAAGTTTACAG aaaaacacCTGCGATTGATGCAGAAATATTACGCACAATGAAGATGCAAGGGACCATAGGATACGCTCCTAATCCTCAGGCTTTCCGCAGAAACCAA ATTCCGTACAATTTGGAAAAACGACGCGGTGTAGCAACAAAACTATTCGCAGGGGATTCTCGCGCAAAGACAGACGATGGTACCTTTATTGCAATTCCTAAACGTTatcgtaaaattgaagttAAATATTCACGTCTTGGATATGATGAGTTTGATTTCGATCAATACAATCGAACCAGCTTTTGTGGCTTGGAAGCAACTCTGCCAAATAGCTATTGCAATGCTATGCTTCAG CTCCTGTACTACAGCGAACCAGTAAGAATAGCACTGTTGTCCCATACGTGCCAAAGAGAATTTTGCCTGTCTTGCGAACTGGGTTTTCTCTTCCACATGTTGGACACTTCTCGAGGCTTTCCGTGTCAAGCTGCAAATTTTCTTAGAGCTTTTAGAACCGTTCCTGAAGCTTCAGCTCTAGGGCTCATACTTAGCGATCTCCATCccgaagcaaaaagaaaaactagtTTGATTAGGTTGATTCAG AGCTGGAACAGATTTATTCTACACCAAATGCACTACGAAATTTTAGAGACGCGTAAACGTGTtcaggaagaggaggaggctGCCCGTCTTAAAGCAGGACCTAAAAACCCTCCATTTGTTTATAACGAGCAGGATTTTCCCAGCATACTTCAAGACCTTGGTTCTAGATACAGAAGTCATGACGAggagcggaaaaaaagaaggaagcaAGAGGAGGATGGTAAATATATGTGGATAACATCGAAAG ATTCGAATTGTAAAAAGCCCGCAGAAGAATCTGAAATTAAGGACGAAGAAACAGAGATAAGCCGATTGTTTGGATCCGAGCAGATTCATATTCATCGATGTTTGAAATGTGGTCGAGAAGCATCTAAACGCTCCATCATGCTTTTATGCAACTTAGTCTACCCAGATATCATAAATCCTG AAGAAGTTCCATTCACATCAGTACTTGCGGGTAGTCTGAGACCGGAAAAAATAACACCTGCTTGGTGCGACAATTGTCAAAAATTTACACCAACTTTACAAACTAGACAATTGACAAAACTACCTCAAATCTTGGCTCTAAACTGCGGTTTGGATAGTCAACAG GATAAAGCTTTTTGGCAAAATCAAATGGATGTTGTTGTGCAGAGAGTTATAAATGGCAAAGATGCTAGCCCTGCTCGTAGCCCAGTCCCCATCACCATAAAGCCATGTCGTTATGGTGCAAATTGCACCAGAATTGGTTGCAGATTTAAACATGCTGGCAGGGATTCGG ATACTATACCGACATCAGCTACACCTCCAACAGCAACCACTCCAGTGCCAACACCACCGAGTCATCTTTACTATTCGCATTCGTGGGTTCCACATCACATAGAAATCGCATTGAATCCAAACGGGGAACTTTCCATGAACAAAATTGACAAGATTAGTCAGACGGACTACGGATTAGCCAATATCAATACTTCTCCATCAGCAATAGTTGAGAATGGTCAGGGTGATAACAAAGTACCCATTTTTGAGAAACTTGAAGAAAGTACACCAAACGAAAATCACATTGCTGAACCCGAAGGTAGAAGATTGTCTGACAATAGTTTGGAAATAGCTGGTGTAGGCAGCGTTAAAAAAGTACAGTATAGCCTCAGTGCAGTAGTTTGCCATATCgacgacaaaaatgatgaggaCAGAAGAAATATTGTTGCTTTAATACGCGTATCGCCAAGTTATCATGAGAGGTCAACGGGAAGTGCGGTGTCTCAGTGGTACatattcaacgatttttg tATATCTGCGGTTACTCCACAAGAAGCTGTGTGGTTTAATCTTGATTGGAAAGTACCTTGTGTACTTCATTATACCGCAGAACCACCCCTAGAAACATTGCCGTATGTGAGTCCACTTACCTCGGATGTGTTTGGTGAAGACAAATGCATTGCTCGTAGTGGCGGAACGAGAGGTATCACATTTACACCCTTGACATCAGACGAGATGCCAAAAAAAGGTGAATTGGTCGCAATCGATGCAGAATTTGTAACATTAAATCAGGAAGAGTCTGAGCTTCGAAGTGATGGCAAGATGTCCACGATCAAACCGAGTCACATGTCTGTTGCGAGAATAACATGCATACGAGG TCAGGGGCCACTGGAAGGTACTCCATTTATAGACGACTATATTAGCACTCAAGAACAAGTTGTGGATTATTTAACAAAGTTTAGTGGAATACAACCTGGAGATTTAGACGCTAATTTCAGCAGCAAACACTTGACGACATTGAAATCCACATATCAGAAACTACGATTCCTAGTAGACAATGGCATAATATTTGTGGGCCATGGGCTCAAAAATGATTTCAG AGTCATAAATTTGGTCGTACCAGCGGAACAAGTTATTGATACTGTGCTACTGTTTCACTTACCTCATCACCGGATGGTATCCTTGCGTTTTCTGACTTGGCATTTTCTTGGTAAGAAAATCCAATCAGAGACACACGATTCGACCGAAGATGCTCGTGCGGCACTagaattatataaaaaatataatgagcTTGAGGCACAAGGGAATTTAACAGAAACTCTCAAAGCATTGTATAGCGTCGGCACCAAACTACAGTGGAAG GTACCAGATAGCTGA